The Bdellovibrionota bacterium genome includes a region encoding these proteins:
- the lspA gene encoding signal peptidase II, whose amino-acid sequence MSLLTMKTDTKIKLVYLLTTTALLVAMDQVTKIYVQSKFYLGESVTVIENYFNFTYVQNPGAAFGFMARSPEVFRETFFLLIPPIAMGIIIYFLKSVKASDKIQVLALSLVFGGALGNYIDRLRVKYVIDFLDFHFRHLYSWPAFNIADSAIVCGIIILFFLSFRKEEPKESGQVA is encoded by the coding sequence ATGAGTTTACTGACCATGAAAACAGACACAAAAATAAAATTGGTTTATCTATTAACGACAACGGCACTTTTAGTAGCAATGGATCAAGTCACAAAGATCTATGTTCAATCTAAGTTTTACTTAGGCGAAAGCGTTACCGTTATTGAAAATTATTTTAACTTCACTTATGTGCAAAATCCAGGAGCAGCCTTTGGATTTATGGCAAGAAGCCCTGAGGTTTTTAGAGAAACTTTTTTTCTTCTTATTCCGCCTATTGCCATGGGGATTATCATTTATTTTTTAAAATCTGTTAAAGCAAGCGATAAAATCCAAGTTCTTGCTCTGAGTTTAGTTTTTGGTGGTGCGCTTGGGAACTATATCGATCGCTTAAGAGTAAAATACGTTATCGATTTCCTTGATTTCCATTTTAGACATCTTTATTCATGGCCCGCATTCAATATTGCTGATTCTGCTATTGTGTGCGGAATCATTATTCTATTTTTCTTGAGCTTCAGGAAAGAAGAGCCAAAAGAGAGTGGACAAGTCGCTTAA
- the ileS gene encoding isoleucine--tRNA ligase, which translates to MSKEPVTEPVNYKDTLNLPKTDFPMKGNLNQREPEFIEFWRSKDIYNLMLNSNAEKGSFSMPDGPPYANGHIHVGHALNKILKDTVIKYKNMSGYKAPFIPGWDCHGLPIELVVTKALGDKRNDLTDKQFRNLCREEATKWMSIQREEFKRIGVMADWENPYMTLQPEYEAEEVRVLANILKTGAFYHGTKPVYWCWALKTALAEAEVEYKNYKSQAIYVKFEMLKHLGVPNSHKKTNLVIWTTTPWTLPANLAVTVHPEFEYEIYETHEINGQSDYLVVAQGLKEAFEKDTGIILKSLSPAKTLKGIDLENLEYKHPFIERTGKVLLGNHVTLEAGTGLVHTAPGHGVDDYNVGMRYHLPILSPVDDGGFYNLDAPAFLQGKHVLKEGNKIVLDLIKETGHLLHHSEIEHSYPHCWRSKAPLIYRATPQWFLKMDLKDSGHTIREKSLNAIKEVNWVPSWGERRISAMIENRPDWCVSRQRLWGVPIPVLYCKACQTPLAKEDVMMRIADSMDHTDANRIDTKGGAGIEGYFDTDVKIFAGSHKCEKCGKAEFEKGRDILDVWFDSGVCWAAVQKKRTGLTQPADLYLEGSDQHRGWFHTSLLASVAAEGIAPFKTVLTHGFVMFAKGQKMSKSLGNVVDPMDVIKNSGSDILRLWATHEDYANDLSCNPEGIARITETYRRLRNTIRFLLGNLSDYDHKKDALPYKDLTSLDQWALAKLTALVENVTEGYEKYEFYKIYHLINNFVTVDLSAFYLDILKDRLYVRKTNGHLRRSAQTALYEITTSLAKMLAPIASFLAEETYAHTLGKEKESVFLEKFPTTNKAWVNPEVIETFETFQAIRAEALKTLEELRKNKVIGSGLEAQLIITAEGEDLKVLELLKDSLLEFFIVSQVHLKNGKLHIEAKKAEGEKCVRCWTYNTDLKSSSKHPGICPKCVEALI; encoded by the coding sequence ATGAGTAAAGAACCAGTCACAGAGCCAGTGAACTATAAAGACACCCTCAATTTGCCAAAAACGGATTTCCCTATGAAAGGAAATCTCAATCAAAGGGAACCTGAGTTTATTGAATTCTGGCGTTCAAAAGATATCTACAATCTGATGCTGAACTCCAATGCAGAGAAAGGTTCTTTCTCAATGCCCGATGGTCCTCCCTACGCCAACGGCCATATTCACGTGGGTCATGCTCTCAATAAAATTTTAAAAGACACCGTGATCAAATACAAAAATATGAGCGGCTACAAAGCGCCATTCATTCCGGGCTGGGATTGCCATGGTTTGCCAATTGAATTGGTAGTTACAAAAGCTCTTGGCGATAAAAGGAACGATCTCACTGATAAGCAATTTAGAAATCTTTGCCGTGAAGAAGCTACGAAGTGGATGAGTATACAGAGAGAAGAATTCAAAAGAATTGGAGTGATGGCGGATTGGGAAAACCCATACATGACTCTGCAACCAGAATACGAAGCGGAAGAAGTTCGAGTTCTCGCGAACATTCTAAAAACTGGCGCCTTCTACCACGGCACAAAACCAGTCTACTGGTGTTGGGCTCTGAAAACTGCGCTTGCTGAAGCCGAAGTCGAATACAAAAACTACAAGAGCCAAGCGATCTACGTAAAATTTGAAATGTTAAAACACTTAGGTGTTCCGAATTCTCATAAGAAAACCAATCTGGTAATTTGGACCACAACTCCTTGGACTCTTCCGGCGAATTTAGCTGTTACTGTTCACCCAGAGTTTGAATACGAAATTTATGAAACACACGAAATCAATGGTCAGTCTGATTATTTGGTTGTTGCTCAAGGTCTTAAAGAAGCTTTTGAAAAAGACACCGGCATTATTCTTAAGTCCTTATCTCCCGCAAAAACTTTAAAGGGCATAGATCTAGAAAACCTTGAGTACAAGCATCCCTTCATCGAAAGAACTGGAAAAGTTCTTCTCGGAAATCACGTAACGCTTGAAGCTGGTACAGGACTCGTGCACACAGCCCCAGGTCACGGTGTCGACGATTACAACGTTGGTATGAGATATCATCTTCCGATTTTATCTCCCGTAGATGATGGTGGTTTTTATAATTTAGATGCTCCAGCATTCCTTCAAGGGAAACACGTTCTCAAAGAAGGGAATAAAATCGTTCTCGATCTCATCAAAGAAACCGGGCACCTCCTTCATCACAGTGAAATCGAACATAGCTATCCACATTGCTGGAGATCGAAAGCTCCGTTGATTTACAGAGCGACTCCCCAGTGGTTCTTGAAAATGGATCTAAAAGATTCTGGTCACACCATCCGCGAAAAATCTTTGAACGCCATCAAAGAGGTGAACTGGGTTCCTTCTTGGGGCGAAAGAAGAATTTCTGCAATGATCGAGAATCGCCCAGACTGGTGTGTTTCTCGTCAAAGACTTTGGGGTGTTCCGATTCCAGTATTGTACTGCAAAGCTTGTCAGACTCCTCTTGCCAAAGAAGATGTGATGATGAGAATCGCGGATAGCATGGATCACACTGATGCTAACCGAATTGATACTAAAGGTGGCGCAGGCATCGAAGGTTACTTTGATACAGACGTTAAAATTTTTGCTGGCTCTCACAAATGTGAAAAGTGCGGAAAAGCTGAATTCGAAAAAGGTAGAGATATTCTTGATGTTTGGTTTGATAGTGGAGTCTGTTGGGCCGCGGTTCAGAAAAAACGTACGGGTCTCACTCAACCAGCAGATTTGTATCTCGAGGGTTCGGATCAACACAGAGGTTGGTTCCACACTTCTCTCCTTGCTTCTGTCGCCGCCGAAGGAATTGCTCCATTTAAGACTGTCCTCACTCATGGATTTGTGATGTTTGCTAAAGGTCAAAAAATGAGTAAGAGCTTAGGAAACGTTGTCGATCCCATGGACGTGATCAAGAATAGCGGATCTGACATTCTTAGACTCTGGGCCACGCATGAAGATTACGCCAATGATTTGTCTTGCAATCCAGAAGGTATCGCAAGAATCACAGAAACTTACAGACGCCTTAGAAATACAATCCGATTCCTTCTCGGAAATCTTTCTGATTATGATCACAAAAAAGATGCTCTTCCTTATAAAGATTTAACTTCTCTTGATCAGTGGGCGCTTGCAAAACTAACCGCACTGGTAGAAAACGTAACCGAAGGTTATGAAAAATATGAATTCTACAAGATCTATCATTTGATCAATAACTTTGTGACCGTAGATCTTTCGGCGTTCTACTTGGATATTTTGAAAGATAGACTGTATGTTAGAAAAACCAATGGTCATCTGAGAAGATCTGCGCAAACAGCTCTTTATGAAATCACCACCAGCCTAGCAAAAATGCTGGCACCGATTGCTTCGTTCCTGGCTGAAGAAACCTATGCTCACACTCTAGGGAAAGAAAAAGAATCCGTGTTCTTAGAAAAATTCCCAACAACAAATAAAGCCTGGGTAAATCCTGAAGTGATCGAAACTTTTGAAACTTTCCAGGCCATCAGAGCTGAAGCTCTTAAAACTTTAGAAGAGCTTAGAAAAAATAAAGTGATTGGATCTGGTCTTGAGGCTCAGCTGATCATCACAGCCGAAGGTGAAGACCTAAAAGTCTTAGAACTTTTAAAAGACAGTCTTTTAGAGTTTTTCATTGTTTCTCAAGTGCATCTTAAAAATGGCAAACTCCACATCGAAGCAAAAAAAGCTGAGGGCGAGAAGTGCGTGAGATGCTGGACATACAACACAGATCTAAAATCATCTAGCAAACATCCGGGCATTTGCCCGAAATGCGTTGAGGCACTGATATGA
- a CDS encoding sigma-54 dependent transcriptional regulator, with amino-acid sequence MLKVLVADDDAGLRLAVSSTLRNSGRFTVDDAVDGLHAIEKMESQQYDLVILDVDMPRLNGLETLKKIKELSPQTIVLIMTAYANINDAVVAVKEGAYNYLSKPVKGDELIQLVERSIEAHDMISSAAASSPILIESDRKFVGKNIEMKKVFSLISRLSNVDTSVLIRGESGTGKELVARAIHFNSARKDQKFVAINCSAIPENLFESELFGHEKGSFTGADQRKIGKFQYAEGGTLFLDEIGDMPLLMQAKLLRVLQEKVFTPVGANRELEANVRIIAATNKPLEKMIEEGTFREDLFYRLSVIPMFLPPLRDRKDDIDTLLNMFLAKFNKAHGKKMLGISPEVMACFKKYGWPGNIRELENVMEYAFVIETSNKITLHSLPEKVLKSLGISFEDVQKLAQGSEEPGETIAPVAGEEEIQIAGVEVNGELDFGKHKELFEKEFIIKALKTFKGRINQTALHANIPKKTLLRKIEKYGINPRDYISTT; translated from the coding sequence ATGTTGAAGGTATTAGTAGCGGATGACGACGCTGGTTTAAGGTTAGCGGTCAGCTCTACACTGAGGAACTCAGGCAGATTCACAGTGGATGACGCTGTAGATGGCCTGCATGCTATCGAAAAGATGGAATCTCAGCAATACGACCTCGTTATCCTTGACGTAGATATGCCTCGCCTGAACGGTCTTGAAACTCTTAAAAAAATCAAAGAACTCTCTCCCCAAACAATTGTATTGATCATGACTGCCTACGCAAACATCAACGATGCTGTTGTTGCTGTTAAAGAGGGCGCTTACAACTATCTTTCAAAGCCTGTTAAAGGCGATGAGTTGATCCAACTCGTAGAAAGATCGATCGAGGCTCACGATATGATCTCGTCAGCAGCAGCCTCATCTCCTATCCTTATTGAATCTGATAGAAAATTTGTTGGTAAAAACATCGAAATGAAAAAGGTGTTTAGCCTTATTTCGAGACTTTCAAACGTAGATACTTCAGTTTTGATCCGTGGTGAATCAGGAACAGGCAAAGAGCTCGTGGCTAGAGCGATCCACTTTAACTCTGCAAGAAAAGATCAAAAGTTCGTCGCAATCAACTGCTCTGCAATTCCTGAAAATTTATTTGAATCTGAATTGTTTGGTCACGAAAAAGGTTCTTTCACAGGCGCTGACCAAAGAAAAATCGGTAAATTTCAATACGCTGAAGGCGGAACTCTCTTCCTAGATGAAATCGGAGATATGCCACTTTTGATGCAAGCAAAACTTTTGAGAGTATTGCAAGAAAAAGTGTTCACTCCAGTTGGTGCGAACAGAGAATTGGAAGCCAATGTTAGAATCATTGCAGCTACAAACAAACCTCTCGAAAAAATGATCGAAGAAGGAACCTTCAGAGAAGATTTATTTTACCGTTTGAGCGTTATCCCGATGTTCTTACCACCTCTGAGAGATCGCAAGGATGATATCGACACATTACTCAATATGTTCTTAGCAAAATTCAATAAAGCTCATGGCAAAAAGATGCTTGGAATTTCTCCTGAGGTTATGGCGTGCTTTAAAAAGTACGGCTGGCCAGGAAACATTCGTGAATTAGAAAACGTCATGGAATATGCATTTGTAATTGAAACTTCAAACAAAATCACACTTCATTCATTGCCTGAAAAAGTATTAAAGTCGCTCGGGATCTCTTTTGAAGATGTTCAGAAATTAGCTCAGGGCTCTGAAGAACCTGGTGAAACGATTGCTCCAGTTGCAGGCGAAGAAGAAATTCAAATTGCTGGCGTTGAAGTGAATGGTGAATTGGATTTTGGCAAGCACAAAGAGCTCTTCGAAAAAGAATTTATCATTAAAGCTTTGAAAACTTTTAAAGGTAGAATCAATCAAACTGCTCTTCATGCAAACATTCCAAAGAAAACTCTTTTGAGAAAAATTGAAAAATACGGAATTAATCCAAGAGATTATATCAGCACAACGTAG
- a CDS encoding ATP-binding protein, whose amino-acid sequence MAYGRQKIFILLRMCVALAIALIITYFPLHYLEFFTYDLRFRLNPFTKVSSDIKTIAVDQTTLQKFSGEPTLTAHIALLEKLLKQDPLLVYYIIDPKTLKGSKTDQLLFTETLKKFRNHILYMKELPNKGEEYKVIVGDNFPDLKYSPGYLSTDFQHFAEDSVARRALLYDQSYVYSQVKAANLINHLSDLSNYRGAFDFKTSKQIYVNYQRPGTYEPSSFEAVYDEKTLDNQFKDKIVLIGKDTKFDYQDYVKTVYDRHNFSMSNLETQANIIATLLLNNGVIRTPQAVNTAMTILFAIVVVFSVFKLTPSRAILLILSTVGAYIVISSLLFTFSGIAIGMAQPLIAVFVCYYFFIPYRLIRENKKFWELTEKNKLLTQVEELKNNFLSMMSHDLKTPLARIQGMADIALANSENFEPEQKTAIQTIRKSAEELTEFISSILDLSRVESQKIKLNLQSRDINRILEDTIKKYEYLAQQKNIEIIPELDTLFSVKIDADLMKQVFSNLIENAIKYSPTNSKILVTSEEDEGQIIVQVADQGIGITENEIRHIFTKFYRTKHVKNSPIKGSGLGLYLAKYFVELHKGQITVESLPQQGSTFTVNLPMDQSGQHQSGNVGDGSLGGRL is encoded by the coding sequence ATGGCTTACGGTCGACAAAAAATTTTTATACTCTTAAGAATGTGTGTAGCACTAGCAATTGCTCTGATAATTACTTATTTCCCTCTCCATTACTTAGAATTTTTTACTTACGATCTGCGCTTTAGATTAAATCCTTTTACAAAAGTTTCGTCGGATATCAAAACCATAGCCGTTGATCAAACTACTCTTCAAAAGTTCAGCGGTGAGCCGACACTCACAGCACATATAGCCTTGCTAGAAAAACTTTTAAAACAAGATCCATTATTAGTTTATTATATTATTGATCCAAAGACGCTTAAAGGTTCTAAGACTGATCAACTATTATTCACAGAAACGTTAAAGAAATTCAGAAATCACATTCTTTACATGAAAGAGCTACCTAATAAAGGCGAAGAATATAAAGTTATCGTGGGAGATAATTTCCCAGATTTGAAATACAGCCCGGGCTATCTTTCGACTGATTTTCAGCATTTTGCTGAAGATAGTGTTGCAAGACGCGCATTACTTTACGATCAAAGTTATGTTTATTCTCAAGTTAAAGCTGCAAACCTGATAAATCATTTATCCGATTTATCAAATTATCGAGGAGCCTTTGACTTTAAAACTTCAAAGCAAATCTACGTCAACTATCAAAGACCCGGTACATACGAACCATCGTCTTTTGAAGCTGTCTACGATGAGAAAACTTTAGACAATCAATTTAAAGATAAAATTGTTTTAATTGGTAAGGATACTAAGTTTGATTATCAAGATTACGTAAAGACTGTTTACGATAGACACAATTTCTCTATGAGTAATCTGGAAACACAAGCGAACATCATTGCTACACTTTTACTTAATAATGGTGTGATCAGAACTCCACAGGCTGTAAACACAGCCATGACTATTCTTTTTGCAATTGTCGTTGTGTTCTCAGTATTCAAACTAACTCCATCTAGAGCCATTCTCCTTATCTTATCTACCGTTGGCGCTTACATCGTTATTTCAAGCTTACTCTTCACGTTTAGTGGAATTGCAATTGGAATGGCTCAACCATTGATCGCAGTGTTTGTATGCTACTACTTCTTCATTCCATACAGATTGATTCGCGAAAATAAAAAATTCTGGGAATTGACTGAAAAAAACAAACTCCTCACCCAGGTTGAAGAGCTTAAGAACAACTTCCTCAGCATGATGTCTCATGACCTGAAGACTCCGCTTGCGAGAATTCAAGGTATGGCCGACATAGCTCTCGCGAATTCTGAAAACTTTGAGCCAGAACAAAAAACTGCCATTCAAACAATCAGAAAATCTGCGGAAGAACTCACGGAGTTCATCAGTTCGATTCTTGATTTATCAAGAGTGGAATCGCAAAAAATTAAATTGAATCTTCAATCTCGCGACATCAATCGCATCTTGGAAGATACAATCAAAAAATATGAATACCTTGCTCAACAAAAAAATATCGAGATCATCCCTGAACTCGACACTCTTTTCTCAGTAAAAATCGATGCCGACCTGATGAAGCAAGTGTTCTCGAACCTCATTGAAAATGCCATTAAGTACTCACCCACGAACTCTAAAATCCTTGTGACGTCCGAAGAAGATGAAGGGCAGATTATCGTTCAAGTCGCTGACCAAGGAATTGGCATCACAGAGAACGAAATTAGACACATATTTACAAAGTTCTATCGCACTAAACATGTGAAAAATTCACCTATTAAGGGGTCAGGCCTAGGTTTGTACCTTGCAAAATATTTTGTAGAGCTGCATAAAGGACAGATAACTGTTGAGAGTCTTCCTCAGCAAGGTTCAACCTTTACGGTGAATCTGCCAATGGATCAAAGTGGCCAGCATCAAAGTGGGAATGTAGGCGATGGATCATTAGGGGGAAGATTATGA